The genomic DNA agaCATTCTGCCactgggaaaaccccctttgagttGGTATACGGACAAAACCCTGTCAtgaacccatccaacgtcccCGCAAAtttccagaagcagaccaaGTAGCCGACACCTTggcccaagaatggaaggaagcagagtCAGCACTAAGATTGACAAAGGAACGCATGACCGGGACAACAGGGACGTTACCGGAATACTCCATAGGCGAAAgggtctggctagatggaaagaACATAGAACTCAggacaaactccaacaagctaGACCCCAAGAGACTAGGACCGTTCAAGGTCACAGAGAAAGTATCCAGCCATgcctaccgcctggaactccctgaaaccttgaaaatccacaatgtattctatgtAGGGCTACTATCAAAGGCGCACgaatccccaagtcagccatTCCCAAGCCGTccccccctgaaacaatagaaggggaagaggaatatgaagtagaacagatcattgactccaagcgtcaacggggaaaatggttctatctgatcaaatggaaggggtacggtccagaagacaattcatgggaaccggaagagctattggaacacagccgagaagagatcaaacgcttcaaccaagctaaactcaaaaaggctcgtgactccgccaagagcctttaaggggggggcaatgttataacctccttaaatataccattagaatcgccggatttttctattattttactattttttacggactctatatcttttgtttttcgatcacgtgatctcggcgcttattatgccgagatgccgcgccgagatgccgtgccaagggcgctgaggagaaatccacgcttctgcgcagtccgcagcacgcttctcttttcacatgtaggcttctattcacacacgcacagaccacatgtagttagtagttttgtctatatatacagcaggagaattgcttggaaaccccaagtcaattttacctcgtctcttactcactagagaaggtagccagccagctaagtagccagcccccagtagtaacagtaacactcaccccccacttaacctaccacacctccaggcctcaggccccattgccatcagtagttagtagtaagccgccttaagcggtattagatagccttagatacgtagattacataagcagtgtctgtagtagttacagccttaagcgcccaccactagcaagtacccacattacagtggtgtacaacaaattTCAAGTATACCTAGAAGGGTCAGAATTCATAGCAATAACGGATCACGCCGCCCTTACTTGGAGTAAAACTTACAACAATGTGAATCAACGACTAATGACATGGGGATTGGTGTTTTTGGCTTATCCGGGTATGCAGATAGTACACCAAGCAGGAAGAGTACATGATAACGCAGATCCAGTCTCGCGGCTCCAAAGAAGAATACCTTATCAAACAGGCCCATTAGCAGACATTTCAACGCCACTGAAGCTAAACACCAAGGACAACCCATTAAAGAATTTGTATAAGGAGATTGGAGATAAATTCAAGCAGGAAGTATTGGAAGTAGTCAGCGCAT from Rhizoctonia solani chromosome 16, complete sequence includes the following:
- a CDS encoding Transposon Tf2-7 polyprotein encodes the protein MTGTTGTLPEYSIGERVWLDGKNIELRTNSNKLDPKRLGPFKVTEKVSSHAYRLELPETLKIHNVFYVGLLSKAHESPREEEYEVEQIIDSKRQRGKWFYLIKWKGYGPEDNSWEPEELLEHSREEIKRFNQAKLKKARDSAKSL